The following proteins are encoded in a genomic region of Alosa alosa isolate M-15738 ecotype Scorff River chromosome 10, AALO_Geno_1.1, whole genome shotgun sequence:
- the rem1 gene encoding GTP-binding protein REM 1 gives MTLNTQREGKETLRRRASTPIPSSHQSGLRNRDPPSDPHHPQLGQSASYHPGDKSILTRANWSSESDDSDSSEAECLYRVVLLGDHGVGKSSLASIFAGIQEKDAHHHVGEDTYERTLTVDGEETTLIVMDTWETEKQEEDEKWVQDYCMQVGNAYVIVYSITDRNSFESASELRIQLRRIRQAENIPIILVGNKSDLVRCREVAVEEGRACAVVFDCKFIETSASLHHNVDELLEGIVRQIRLRRDSKETNERRRSVYRRKESITKKARRFLDRLVAKNNKKMALKVRSKSCHDLAVL, from the exons ATGACGCTCAACACTCAGAGAGAGGGCAAGGAAACTTTGCGGAGGCGAGCAAGCACTCCCATCCCTTCGTCTCATCAGTCGGGGCTGAGGAACAGAGACCCTCCCTCGGATCCTCATCACCCTCAGCTCGGGCAGTCGGCTTCCTACCACCCTGGAGACAAGAGCATACTCACGCGGGCCAACTGGTCTTCGGAATCGGATGATTCGGACAGCTCGGAGGCAGAGTGCTTGTATCGCGTGGTGTTATTAGGGGACCATGGAGTTGGAAAGTCCAGTTTGGCCAGCATTTTCGCTGGCATTCAAGAGAAGGACGCGCATCATCACGTTGGAG AGGACACCTATGAGAGAACGCTGACCGTGGATGGAGAGGAAACGACTCTTATCGTCATGGATACGTGGGAAACAGAGAAGCAG gaggaggatgagaagtGGGTGCAGGACTACTGCATGCAGGTGGGCAACGCCTACGTCATCGTCTACTCCATCACTGACCGCAACAGCTTCGAGAGCGCCTCGGAGCTTCGCATTCAGTTGCGACGCATTCGCCAGGCGGAGAACATACCCATCATCCTCGTGGGCAACAAGAGCGACCTGGTGCGCTGCCGAGAGGTGGCTGTGGAAG AGGGCCGGGCCTGTGCTGTGGTGTTCGACTGCAAGTTCATCGAGACATCAGCCTCGCTGCACCACAATGTGGACGAGCTCTTAGAGGGCATCGTGCGGCAGATTCGCCTGCGCCGCGACAGCAAAGAGACCAACGAGCGCCGGCGCTCCGTCTACCGCCGTAAGGAGAGCATCACCAAGAAGGCCCGGCGCTTCCTCGACCGGCTGGTGGCCAAGAACAACAAGAAAATGGCCCTCAAGGTCCGCTCCAAGTCCTGCCATGACCTCGCTGTGCTGTGA
- the rbm39a gene encoding RNA-binding protein 39a isoform X2 has translation MNSSVNCQKMKDETKSVSTNGHEERSKKKKKSRSRSKSRERDRKKSKSRDRERKRSHDRDRERRRSKSRERRRSRSKERRRSRSRSKERGGRYRAPFSGPKLNGGSRGKTGPPPGIKLSRRRSKSKSPFRKDKSPVRQPIDNLTPEERDARTVFCMQLAARIRPRDLEEFFSAVGKVRDVRMISDRNSRRSKGIAYVEFVDVTSVPLAIGLSGQRLLGVPIIVQASQAEKNRAAAMANNLQKGTAGPMRLYVGSLHFNITEDMLRGIFEPFGRIESIQLMMDSETGRSKGYGFITFADAECAKKALEQLNGFELAGRPMKVGHVTERTDASSASSFLDNDELERTGIDLGTTGRLQLMARLAEGTGLQIPPAAQQALQMSGSIPMGAVAAAAAAMGPALNLNLNLPSMNTNQALNLPSQPIATHCFQLSNMFNPQSENHAGWDVEIQDDVIEECNKHGGVVHIYVDKNSAQGNVYVKCPTIPGAMAAVNALHGRYFAGKMITAAYVPLPTYHNLFPDSVTATQLLMPTRR, from the exons ATGAATTCCAGTGTGAACTGTCAAAAAATGAAG GATGAGACCAAATCAGTTAGCACCAATGGCCATGAAGAACGCAGCAAAAA GAAGAAAAAGAGCCGGAGCCGCAGCAAGAGCCGGGAACGGGATCGCAAGAAGAGTAAGAGTCGTGATCGGGAAAGGAAGCGGAGTCATGACCGAGACAGGGAGCGGCGGCGCAGCAAGAGCCGAGAACGCCGGCGCAGTCGCAGCAAGGAACGTCGACGCAGCCGCTCTCGAAGCAAAGAGCGTGGAGGCCGCTACCGTGCTCCATT TTCTGGGCCGAAATTAAACGGTGGTTCCAGGGGGAAGACTGGCCCACCACCTGGCATCAAACTAAG CCGTAGGCGATCCAAGAGCAAAAGCCCTTTCCGGAAAGACAAGAGCCCTGTGAG ACAGCCAATTGATAATCTGACtccagaggagagagatgctcGGACCGTGTTCTGCATGCAGCTGGCTGCCCGGATCCGTCCCAGAGATCTGGAGGAGTTCTTCTCCGCTGTGGGAAAG GTTCGAGATGTGAGGATGATCTCAGACAGAAACTCCAGAAGGTCGAAAGGCATCGCCTATGTGGAGTTTGTGGATGTGACCTCTGTGCCTTTGGCTATCGGCCTATCAGGACAGAGGCTACTCGGTGTGCCCATCATTGTTCAGGCATCACAG GCTGAAAAGAACAGAGCTGCAGCCATGGCCAACAATCTTCAGAAGGGCACTGCCGGGCCCATGCGCCTGTATGTGGGCTCACTCCACTTCAACATCACAGAGGACATGCTCCGGGGCATCTTTGAACCTTTTGGGAGG aTTGAGAGTATTCAGCTCATGATGGACAGTGAGACAGGCAGATCCAAAGGATATGGCTTTATCACG TTTGCTGACGCAGAGTGTGCTAAGAAGGCCTTGGAGCAGCTGAATGGCTTTGAGCTGGCTGGCCGGCCCATGAAGGTGGGACATGTCACAGAGCGCACGGACGCATCCTCTGCCAGCTCCTTCCTGGATAATGACGAGCTGGAGCGCACGGGCATCGACCTGGGCACCACCGGGCGCCTGCAACTCATGGCGAGGCTGGCAGAAG GAACAGGTCTACAGATTCCTCCAGCTGCACAGCAAGCACTCCAGATGAGTGGATCCATACCAATGGGAGCTGTGGCTGCAGCTGCTG CGGCCATGGGTCCTGCCCTTAACCTGAACCTCAACTTGCCCAGCATGAATACAAATCAGGCGCTCAATCTTCCCTCCCAGCCTATCGCTACACACTGTTTCCAGCTGTCCAATATGTTCAACCCTCAGTC GGAGAACCATGCTGGCTGGGATGTTGAGATTCAGGATGATGTCATAGAAGAGTGCAACAAACACGGTGGAGTCGTGCACATATATGTAGACAAAAATTCAGCTCAA GGTAACGTGTATGTAAAATGCCCAACCATCCCTGGAGCAATGGCAGCTGTAAATGCGTTACATGGACGGTATTTTGCAG GAAAAATGATCACAGCAGCGTACGTTCCTCTCCCCACGTACCACAACCTCTTCCCAGACTCAGTCACCGCCACACAGCTTCTCATGCCCACTCGCCGATGA
- the rbm39a gene encoding RNA-binding protein 39a isoform X1, with amino-acid sequence MADDFDIEAMLEAPYKKDETKSVSTNGHEERSKKKKKSRSRSKSRERDRKKSKSRDRERKRSHDRDRERRRSKSRERRRSRSKERRRSRSRSKERGGRYRAPFSGPKLNGGSRGKTGPPPGIKLSRRRSKSKSPFRKDKSPVRQPIDNLTPEERDARTVFCMQLAARIRPRDLEEFFSAVGKVRDVRMISDRNSRRSKGIAYVEFVDVTSVPLAIGLSGQRLLGVPIIVQASQAEKNRAAAMANNLQKGTAGPMRLYVGSLHFNITEDMLRGIFEPFGRIESIQLMMDSETGRSKGYGFITFADAECAKKALEQLNGFELAGRPMKVGHVTERTDASSASSFLDNDELERTGIDLGTTGRLQLMARLAEGTGLQIPPAAQQALQMSGSIPMGAVAAAAAAMGPALNLNLNLPSMNTNQALNLPSQPIATHCFQLSNMFNPQSENHAGWDVEIQDDVIEECNKHGGVVHIYVDKNSAQGNVYVKCPTIPGAMAAVNALHGRYFAGKMITAAYVPLPTYHNLFPDSVTATQLLMPTRR; translated from the exons ATGGCAGACGACTTTGATATTGAGGCCATGCTGGAAGCTCCTTATAAGAAG GATGAGACCAAATCAGTTAGCACCAATGGCCATGAAGAACGCAGCAAAAA GAAGAAAAAGAGCCGGAGCCGCAGCAAGAGCCGGGAACGGGATCGCAAGAAGAGTAAGAGTCGTGATCGGGAAAGGAAGCGGAGTCATGACCGAGACAGGGAGCGGCGGCGCAGCAAGAGCCGAGAACGCCGGCGCAGTCGCAGCAAGGAACGTCGACGCAGCCGCTCTCGAAGCAAAGAGCGTGGAGGCCGCTACCGTGCTCCATT TTCTGGGCCGAAATTAAACGGTGGTTCCAGGGGGAAGACTGGCCCACCACCTGGCATCAAACTAAG CCGTAGGCGATCCAAGAGCAAAAGCCCTTTCCGGAAAGACAAGAGCCCTGTGAG ACAGCCAATTGATAATCTGACtccagaggagagagatgctcGGACCGTGTTCTGCATGCAGCTGGCTGCCCGGATCCGTCCCAGAGATCTGGAGGAGTTCTTCTCCGCTGTGGGAAAG GTTCGAGATGTGAGGATGATCTCAGACAGAAACTCCAGAAGGTCGAAAGGCATCGCCTATGTGGAGTTTGTGGATGTGACCTCTGTGCCTTTGGCTATCGGCCTATCAGGACAGAGGCTACTCGGTGTGCCCATCATTGTTCAGGCATCACAG GCTGAAAAGAACAGAGCTGCAGCCATGGCCAACAATCTTCAGAAGGGCACTGCCGGGCCCATGCGCCTGTATGTGGGCTCACTCCACTTCAACATCACAGAGGACATGCTCCGGGGCATCTTTGAACCTTTTGGGAGG aTTGAGAGTATTCAGCTCATGATGGACAGTGAGACAGGCAGATCCAAAGGATATGGCTTTATCACG TTTGCTGACGCAGAGTGTGCTAAGAAGGCCTTGGAGCAGCTGAATGGCTTTGAGCTGGCTGGCCGGCCCATGAAGGTGGGACATGTCACAGAGCGCACGGACGCATCCTCTGCCAGCTCCTTCCTGGATAATGACGAGCTGGAGCGCACGGGCATCGACCTGGGCACCACCGGGCGCCTGCAACTCATGGCGAGGCTGGCAGAAG GAACAGGTCTACAGATTCCTCCAGCTGCACAGCAAGCACTCCAGATGAGTGGATCCATACCAATGGGAGCTGTGGCTGCAGCTGCTG CGGCCATGGGTCCTGCCCTTAACCTGAACCTCAACTTGCCCAGCATGAATACAAATCAGGCGCTCAATCTTCCCTCCCAGCCTATCGCTACACACTGTTTCCAGCTGTCCAATATGTTCAACCCTCAGTC GGAGAACCATGCTGGCTGGGATGTTGAGATTCAGGATGATGTCATAGAAGAGTGCAACAAACACGGTGGAGTCGTGCACATATATGTAGACAAAAATTCAGCTCAA GGTAACGTGTATGTAAAATGCCCAACCATCCCTGGAGCAATGGCAGCTGTAAATGCGTTACATGGACGGTATTTTGCAG GAAAAATGATCACAGCAGCGTACGTTCCTCTCCCCACGTACCACAACCTCTTCCCAGACTCAGTCACCGCCACACAGCTTCTCATGCCCACTCGCCGATGA